In a genomic window of Thermoplasmata archaeon:
- a CDS encoding SPFH domain-containing protein codes for MTLIGAETFIWDDANKRNNVMWKLPRNVKLNDNIVVREDEIAVFYRDGKALAYLDRPDRYALTSQNAPILGNLIHFLSGVRQWAEVYYLQKRAFDAKFGSKQPYPFRDPEFGMVNLRVFGEFRYKVKDPANFINQFVGALNAHTAQEVEERTKEQMVIVVYDSLGKMKEKGMGVADLAANLTTIEQVVLERCKDHFELYGLSIEKISGLYINMPEEVQKAVDTRSSMTILGTSYMQYQAGQAMRDAAQQPGGAAGGAVGAGVGVGAGFGMGYMMVDAMRQQPPSTVATVAPAQNIALKACIACGMQIPADASFCPKCGKPQTPPGKLCAKCGAQVPVDALFCPKCGTKMGGGVCAGCGAQLAPDARFCPKCGRAAGQ; via the coding sequence ATGACTCTCATAGGCGCGGAAACATTCATCTGGGACGACGCCAACAAGAGGAACAATGTGATGTGGAAACTGCCCAGAAATGTCAAACTGAACGACAACATCGTTGTCAGGGAAGACGAAATAGCAGTCTTTTATAGAGACGGGAAAGCTCTGGCATATCTGGATAGGCCGGACAGGTACGCGCTAACCTCACAGAACGCCCCGATACTTGGCAATCTGATTCACTTCCTCTCCGGCGTGAGGCAATGGGCGGAGGTATATTACCTGCAGAAGAGGGCTTTTGACGCCAAGTTCGGTAGCAAACAGCCCTACCCGTTCAGGGACCCCGAGTTCGGAATGGTCAATCTACGTGTGTTCGGCGAGTTCAGATACAAAGTCAAGGACCCTGCCAACTTCATCAACCAGTTCGTGGGGGCGCTCAACGCCCATACCGCTCAGGAGGTGGAGGAGAGGACTAAGGAGCAGATGGTGATTGTGGTTTATGACTCGCTCGGCAAGATGAAGGAGAAGGGGATGGGGGTGGCGGACCTCGCCGCCAATCTCACAACGATAGAGCAGGTTGTGCTCGAGAGGTGCAAGGACCACTTCGAGCTGTATGGCCTGTCCATAGAAAAGATCTCGGGGCTCTACATCAACATGCCCGAGGAGGTCCAAAAGGCCGTTGACACCCGCTCGTCGATGACCATTCTGGGAACGAGTTATATGCAGTATCAGGCTGGGCAAGCGATGCGCGACGCCGCCCAGCAGCCCGGCGGCGCAGCAGGAGGAGCGGTGGGCGCGGGCGTGGGAGTGGGCGCGGGGTTCGGGATGGGGTATATGATGGTGGACGCGATGCGACAGCAACCTCCCTCTACGGTCGCAACCGTGGCTCCTGCACAGAATATAGCCCTCAAGGCCTGCATCGCCTGTGGCATGCAGATTCCTGCCGATGCCAGCTTCTGCCCGAAATGTGGCAAGCCTCAGACCCCACCGGGGAAACTTTGCGCCAAGTGTGGTGCGCAGGTCCCGGTGGATGCCCTCTTCTGCCCCAAGTGTGGCACAAAGATGGGGGGTGGTGTCTGCGCGGGCTGCGGTGCCCAGCTCGCTCCCGATGCTAGGTTCTGTCCTAAATGCGGGAGGGCGGCGGGGCAGTGA
- a CDS encoding heparan-alpha-glucosaminide N-acetyltransferase domain-containing protein, which translates to MIPRTATHALSSHHHRIPHIDALRGLAVLFMLEAHLGFWWLKESEMDHPAVVLGSALGGMAAPIFFVTAGTGLYLSMRKKPAGFLRRSLTRGGLLVATGVVFTVLENHVYGFWGWGVLQCIGLSILICAPLMLLNPTRRALLSLSLLLIAPALRFWAGVPVRLFSDEMSAASSPMEYMRNMFLSGFFPLLPWAPVMMAGSVAGQLLFGHAGSVHRGRVAPGVEWRTNGVAIVVLASLVLTGAGVILVVCASPLEFFPPSLSFSLLSLGIAILALTTATLFPLRQVSPSAPEPQTSLHPPIPAPALSSPRLSSPPSHPPTEELQAAREEIGPQNETLSERPGAVIVQPGPLASLGRLSLTIFVMHHFIGYELFRAAGLLGSMTMPMSVFLICVFCALSLAAALVWSRIDFRWSLEWLLARLSGSGTGAN; encoded by the coding sequence ATGATTCCCCGGACCGCCACCCACGCACTATCGTCTCATCACCACCGCATCCCACATATAGACGCCCTCAGGGGTCTTGCGGTCCTCTTCATGCTCGAGGCCCATCTCGGGTTCTGGTGGCTGAAGGAATCGGAAATGGACCACCCTGCCGTCGTCCTAGGCAGTGCGCTCGGTGGAATGGCGGCCCCGATATTCTTCGTTACAGCTGGGACCGGCCTCTATTTATCCATGAGGAAAAAGCCCGCGGGTTTCCTCCGGCGGAGCCTCACGAGGGGCGGCCTACTTGTTGCAACCGGGGTAGTATTTACGGTCTTAGAGAACCACGTCTACGGCTTCTGGGGGTGGGGTGTCTTGCAGTGTATCGGTCTTTCCATCTTGATATGCGCTCCGCTCATGCTTTTAAATCCAACGAGGCGCGCCCTACTCTCCCTTTCTCTCCTGCTTATTGCCCCCGCCCTCCGTTTCTGGGCCGGTGTGCCGGTCAGACTCTTCTCTGACGAGATGTCGGCCGCGTCATCGCCTATGGAGTATATGAGAAACATGTTCCTGTCCGGTTTTTTCCCCCTCCTTCCGTGGGCGCCGGTGATGATGGCGGGGAGCGTGGCTGGGCAGCTCCTCTTCGGCCATGCAGGCAGTGTGCATAGAGGGCGGGTAGCCCCGGGGGTAGAGTGGAGAACGAACGGTGTGGCGATCGTTGTTCTGGCCTCCTTAGTCCTCACTGGCGCTGGAGTCATTCTGGTTGTGTGCGCCAGTCCCCTCGAGTTCTTCCCACCGTCTCTGTCGTTTTCCCTCCTCTCTCTTGGGATTGCCATCCTTGCATTGACGACCGCAACTTTATTCCCATTGCGGCAAGTCTCCCCTTCAGCCCCCGAGCCACAGACTAGCCTACATCCACCCATTCCAGCCCCCGCTCTCTCTTCCCCCCGCCTTTCGTCCCCTCCCTCGCATCCACCAACTGAAGAGCTACAGGCAGCGAGGGAAGAAATCGGGCCACAGAATGAGACGCTTTCCGAGCGGCCGGGCGCTGTGATAGTCCAGCCCGGTCCACTCGCGAGTCTGGGGCGCCTCTCGCTCACAATCTTCGTGATGCACCACTTCATCGGTTATGAGCTTTTTCGCGCCGCAGGCCTCCTCGGCTCTATGACGATGCCTATGAGTGTCTTTTTGATCTGCGTTTTTTGCGCGCTCTCGCTCGCTGCTGCCCTCGTCTGGTCCCGGATTGACTTCAGGTGGAGCCTAGAATGGCTTCTGGCCAGGCTCTCCGGATCAGGCACTGGGGCGAATTGA
- a CDS encoding clostripain-related cysteine peptidase, which produces MLSPFRTVVLTVLALLLLAPINQPRGEAGARLAEWSILVYLDADNNLEGAGIHDLNEMETVGSTPELNIIVQMDRADGEDTTNGNWTGAKRFYVTRDSDPETVSSRELADLGEVNMGDPATFITFAKWAVDNYPAKRYGVIFWDHGGGWYGACWDDKDDDYLDLANITECVRALRQHLGRDIDLVGFDACLMSGIEVLYALRGTCCAAALSGTTEPNDGWPYDWILPTLALRPSMTPEELAAEIVDDYVDSYTDGKEDPEDTPQATMSAWDMEKVESLFEHFNQMSMRLALRAMTYNAYLREVRARTQGYDPGHVVFLDITNYPLYDVYDFCEQFLSPAGGPVVGLLLDSGLKENLLGVQRSIELARIAERHGPRFPDGHGLTMYFPSGDSGVVPGTPRTQYDFRYDTLDFSRELFWDDFLKAFFDVRNLPNTPPYVKISSPADGSVLDASNRSVIVYGTAFDAGQVTAVQIRIDGGKWRTAEGREAWSYRWDISRLSGRHTITVRATDGLTESQEVSHTYYIRAASNPQRDYGPAMVAAGAFLILAAGGIIFWARKRGVRLREIPERLRAAWGGPGES; this is translated from the coding sequence ATGTTAAGCCCTTTCAGAACCGTTGTCCTGACGGTTCTAGCGCTCCTGCTGCTTGCCCCGATAAACCAGCCGAGAGGGGAGGCGGGCGCACGCCTAGCGGAGTGGAGCATACTCGTCTACCTCGACGCCGACAACAACTTAGAGGGTGCCGGCATTCACGACCTCAACGAGATGGAGACCGTGGGCTCAACGCCGGAGCTGAACATCATCGTTCAGATGGATAGGGCCGATGGCGAGGACACCACGAACGGCAACTGGACGGGCGCGAAGAGGTTCTATGTAACTCGAGACAGCGACCCCGAGACCGTGTCTTCGAGGGAACTCGCCGACCTCGGCGAGGTCAACATGGGCGACCCCGCGACATTCATCACCTTCGCGAAATGGGCCGTGGACAACTACCCGGCGAAGAGGTACGGTGTAATTTTCTGGGACCACGGTGGTGGCTGGTACGGGGCATGCTGGGACGACAAGGACGACGACTATCTCGACCTGGCCAACATAACGGAATGCGTGAGGGCCTTAAGGCAGCACCTCGGTAGAGACATTGACCTCGTCGGATTCGACGCTTGCCTCATGTCCGGTATTGAGGTCCTCTACGCTCTAAGGGGAACCTGTTGCGCCGCCGCTCTCTCTGGTACCACGGAACCAAACGACGGGTGGCCCTATGACTGGATTCTCCCCACGCTCGCCTTGAGGCCCTCGATGACTCCTGAAGAGCTCGCAGCCGAGATAGTGGACGATTACGTGGATTCCTACACTGACGGCAAGGAGGATCCCGAGGATACTCCTCAGGCCACGATGTCGGCCTGGGACATGGAAAAGGTCGAGTCCCTGTTCGAGCATTTCAACCAGATGAGCATGAGGCTCGCACTCCGAGCGATGACCTATAACGCATACTTGCGCGAGGTCCGGGCGAGGACACAAGGGTACGACCCTGGCCATGTGGTCTTTTTGGACATCACAAACTATCCCCTCTACGACGTCTATGATTTCTGCGAGCAATTCCTGAGCCCAGCCGGGGGCCCGGTTGTGGGCCTCCTCCTCGACAGTGGCCTGAAGGAGAACCTGCTCGGTGTTCAAAGGAGCATTGAGCTCGCTAGAATCGCTGAGAGGCACGGTCCCCGCTTCCCGGACGGGCACGGCCTCACGATGTATTTCCCAAGTGGCGACAGCGGGGTTGTCCCCGGAACCCCAAGGACACAATACGACTTCAGATACGACACCCTCGATTTCTCGCGGGAGCTATTCTGGGACGACTTCCTCAAGGCGTTCTTTGATGTCAGAAACCTGCCAAACACCCCGCCCTATGTGAAAATCAGCTCGCCTGCGGATGGGAGTGTCCTCGACGCCTCAAATCGAAGTGTCATTGTTTACGGCACCGCCTTCGACGCGGGTCAGGTGACGGCCGTGCAGATAAGAATCGATGGGGGGAAGTGGAGGACGGCTGAGGGAAGGGAGGCATGGAGCTACAGGTGGGACATATCCCGCCTGAGCGGCCGCCACACCATCACGGTCCGGGCCACGGACGGATTAACCGAGTCGCAGGAAGTCTCGCACACCTACTACATTAGGGCGGCTAGCAACCCTCAGAGAGATTACGGCCCTGCGATGGTGGCAGCCGGAGCATTTCTGATTCTGGCGGCCGGGGGCATCATCTTCTGGGCCAGAAAGAGAGGGGTAAGGCTCAGAGAGATTCCTGAGAGGCTCCGGGCGGCATGGGGAGGACCTGGGGAGAGTTGA
- a CDS encoding DUF373 family protein, translating to MAKILVLCVDRDNDFGTKAGIDSPIIGRKQNLRAAVKLALADPEDSDSNSLFAAIKLYDELRAAGKQVELATVCGDPKVGRKSDHLVALQLGEVISKLQPDRAIVVSDGPEDEWVLPMLKSKLKVHEVRRVVVKQSERIESTLYIIRKGMTKENIQMKVIVPFSLLLMVWGAFAITGFYTPQNLALGSIGFFIGTFFLLQALRVRDRVEDTIKELRAGMLSAKLSIFTSLTAFLIIFIGAAYTYRITAASAIPTVDEAFLFFTSGFIWWIIPAHVVKEGGYFVDQYLRLKRRRWENVYMALSGVAMLFLFNAAITLVRFFLGHLRNRTADQVLQEVMIYLIVTVTIAVLGAVLYRFSREKSPGEAPA from the coding sequence ATGGCCAAAATCCTAGTTCTCTGCGTGGACAGGGACAACGACTTCGGCACCAAGGCCGGCATAGACAGTCCTATTATTGGCCGGAAGCAGAACCTCAGAGCAGCTGTGAAGCTTGCGCTAGCCGACCCAGAAGACTCTGACTCAAACTCTTTGTTTGCGGCAATCAAATTGTACGATGAGCTGAGAGCGGCTGGAAAGCAGGTCGAGCTGGCAACGGTCTGCGGCGACCCGAAGGTTGGCCGTAAATCCGACCACCTCGTGGCCCTCCAGCTCGGCGAAGTCATCAGCAAGCTCCAGCCGGACAGGGCAATCGTGGTTTCAGACGGCCCAGAGGACGAGTGGGTCCTCCCGATGCTCAAGTCGAAGCTGAAGGTCCACGAGGTCCGCCGAGTGGTGGTCAAGCAGAGCGAGAGAATAGAGAGCACCCTCTACATCATCCGGAAGGGGATGACAAAGGAGAACATCCAGATGAAGGTAATCGTGCCCTTCTCCCTTTTACTCATGGTGTGGGGGGCGTTTGCGATTACAGGCTTCTACACTCCTCAGAATCTCGCGCTCGGCTCCATAGGGTTTTTTATTGGCACCTTTTTCCTTCTCCAGGCCCTGCGCGTGCGGGACAGGGTGGAGGATACAATCAAGGAGCTTCGGGCAGGAATGCTTAGTGCCAAGCTCTCCATTTTCACCTCTCTCACGGCCTTTCTAATCATATTTATTGGCGCCGCCTATACCTACCGGATTACAGCAGCATCTGCCATTCCCACCGTGGATGAGGCTTTCCTCTTTTTTACGTCTGGCTTCATCTGGTGGATCATACCCGCCCACGTCGTAAAAGAGGGGGGGTATTTTGTCGACCAATACCTCAGATTGAAGAGAAGGAGATGGGAGAATGTCTACATGGCCCTTTCCGGTGTTGCCATGCTCTTTCTCTTCAATGCCGCCATCACATTAGTGCGCTTCTTTCTGGGGCACCTGCGGAACCGAACAGCGGACCAGGTGCTGCAGGAGGTAATGATTTATCTTATTGTGACTGTAACGATTGCTGTTCTGGGAGCGGTGCTCTATCGGTTCTCCCGTGAGAAGAGCCCGGGGGAAGCACCGGCCTAG
- the mtnA gene encoding S-methyl-5-thioribose-1-phosphate isomerase, with protein MKVRIGGRARNLPALWYEKKTVKFMDQRLLPHKLKIYEARSVRSVAFAIREMVVRGAPSIGAAAAYGMALAWETGQDLQKAAATLRATRPTAHDLFYAIELMEKAAAGGEDVKEAAMDFVNSIVSQCHEIGVHGARLIQSGSRVLTHCNAGALATVDYGTALAPIRVAHHSGKELFVFVDETRPRLQGARLTSWELMNEGIPHAVIADNAAGHFMARREVDLVIVGADRITLSGDFANKIGTYEKAVVAKENGIPFYVAAPLSTFDRTARDGREIPIEERSEDEVLMVGRTRITPRGARARNPAFDVTPARYVTAFITDKGLLSPSRIRDAL; from the coding sequence GTGAAGGTCAGGATTGGCGGCAGGGCGAGGAACCTCCCCGCCCTCTGGTATGAGAAAAAGACTGTAAAATTCATGGACCAGAGGCTACTCCCACATAAATTGAAAATATACGAGGCACGGAGCGTGCGCTCTGTGGCGTTTGCTATAAGGGAGATGGTGGTGAGAGGCGCGCCCTCTATCGGCGCGGCGGCGGCCTATGGAATGGCACTAGCTTGGGAGACGGGTCAGGACCTTCAGAAGGCCGCGGCCACGCTCCGCGCCACAAGGCCCACGGCTCACGATCTGTTTTACGCCATTGAGCTGATGGAAAAAGCGGCAGCGGGTGGGGAGGATGTGAAGGAGGCGGCGATGGACTTCGTCAATAGTATTGTGAGCCAGTGCCACGAGATTGGCGTCCATGGGGCCCGGTTGATTCAGAGCGGGAGCAGGGTTCTCACCCATTGCAACGCCGGTGCGCTTGCGACGGTGGACTACGGCACCGCTCTGGCGCCCATTCGCGTCGCCCACCATAGCGGGAAAGAGCTCTTCGTGTTTGTTGACGAAACTAGACCGCGCCTGCAGGGTGCAAGGCTGACCTCATGGGAGCTGATGAACGAGGGCATCCCCCACGCGGTCATCGCCGACAACGCCGCGGGACACTTCATGGCCAGGAGGGAGGTTGACCTCGTCATAGTCGGAGCGGACAGAATCACCCTCTCCGGCGACTTTGCGAATAAGATCGGCACCTACGAGAAGGCGGTGGTGGCTAAAGAGAACGGAATTCCTTTCTATGTAGCGGCCCCGCTGAGCACATTCGACAGGACCGCCCGTGACGGCCGCGAAATACCGATAGAGGAGAGGTCTGAGGACGAGGTCCTAATGGTGGGGAGGACGCGGATCACACCCAGGGGAGCTCGGGCCCGCAATCCAGCATTCGACGTCACCCCAGCGAGATACGTCACCGCTTTCATTACCGACAAAGGGCTTCTGAGTCCCAGCAGGATAAGGGATGCCTTATGA
- a CDS encoding J domain-containing protein, with product MDDYYATLGISRNATPSEIKAAFRRLVHRLHPDVCEDKEDAEKRLMRILEAYEVLSDPEKRRAYDEAGSDEFHSGSAGSDTRHLINSDELEDVVAGEVLEELFKRRRGSGPVKGRDLRVHVELTLEEAFRGVFKEVEIPRASECPECGGTGARRGGRAARCPICSGLGQVKGVMARGSSRFVTVESCPRCFGTGTVIDKECARCAGRGRVRTMVPVRIRIPEGVEDGAVLRMPEEGGEGLRGGPRGDLYLMVRVRPHAVFRREARDLHRTAEASFALLALGGKLRVETLDGIASVRIPPGTQTHTTFRLQGLGMPSCGSHGRGDLYVTVVVRTPRVLTGRQKELLAEFEREEGSAEGRAWLPRRR from the coding sequence ATGGACGACTACTACGCAACGCTAGGTATCTCACGAAACGCCACTCCCTCTGAGATAAAGGCCGCATTCAGAAGGCTCGTCCACCGCCTCCATCCCGACGTCTGCGAGGATAAAGAGGACGCCGAGAAGAGATTGATGCGAATTCTCGAGGCCTACGAGGTTCTCAGCGACCCGGAGAAGAGGAGGGCATACGACGAGGCTGGGTCCGACGAGTTCCACTCAGGGTCCGCCGGCTCCGACACCCGCCACCTCATCAATTCCGACGAGCTCGAAGACGTTGTCGCAGGTGAAGTTCTCGAGGAGCTGTTCAAAAGACGGAGGGGGTCGGGACCAGTGAAGGGCAGGGACCTCCGTGTTCACGTCGAGCTGACGCTGGAGGAGGCATTCAGAGGGGTATTTAAGGAGGTCGAGATTCCTCGGGCTTCTGAGTGCCCCGAGTGCGGTGGCACGGGTGCGAGGAGGGGCGGGAGGGCGGCAAGGTGTCCAATCTGCAGCGGACTTGGGCAGGTCAAGGGCGTGATGGCGAGGGGGAGCTCGAGGTTCGTCACGGTCGAGTCGTGCCCAAGGTGCTTCGGGACGGGGACGGTGATTGATAAAGAATGCGCGAGGTGCGCGGGCAGGGGAAGGGTGAGGACGATGGTCCCTGTCAGAATCAGAATTCCGGAGGGTGTGGAGGACGGTGCAGTACTTAGAATGCCCGAGGAAGGCGGAGAGGGTCTCCGGGGCGGGCCGAGAGGGGATCTCTATCTTATGGTTCGCGTCAGGCCCCATGCAGTATTCAGAAGGGAGGCACGGGATCTTCACCGCACAGCCGAGGCATCCTTTGCCCTTTTAGCGCTCGGCGGTAAGTTGCGGGTCGAAACGCTCGACGGCATTGCCTCAGTCCGAATTCCTCCCGGCACCCAGACCCACACCACATTCAGGCTCCAGGGGCTCGGAATGCCGAGCTGCGGTTCCCACGGGAGAGGAGACCTTTATGTGACCGTCGTGGTCAGGACACCGAGAGTCCTCACCGGACGCCAGAAAGAGCTGCTCGCGGAGTTTGAGAGAGAGGAGGGGAGCGCAGAGGGGAGGGCTTGGCTTCCCAGGAGGCGGTAG
- a CDS encoding HAD family hydrolase, whose protein sequence is MSPSGQGRRFRAILFDFFGTLATSETQDEAHLRLMESLVERYHLTTEPSILLNEFNSFLRAPLGRRSVWTPHRELVRNALSMLVGGIGGGTVRIGEEDRDWFYSEYLNHHKAFVRLHDGAREVLERVRAEGAYIGLLADADTAYIEKQLVWLNLCGLFDSVTTAEEVGASKPDPRIFKVALGKAGCGGNRAIFIGSAPGEELEVARSFGMTTILVDHRMSATDLTGADFVASHMSRVGTILIELLYQPMV, encoded by the coding sequence ATGAGCCCATCAGGGCAGGGGAGGAGGTTCCGGGCCATTCTCTTCGACTTTTTCGGCACGCTCGCCACATCGGAAACCCAGGACGAGGCCCATCTTCGGCTGATGGAGTCGCTCGTCGAGAGATACCACCTGACGACGGAGCCCTCCATCCTTCTCAATGAGTTCAACAGCTTTCTGCGCGCTCCCCTCGGTCGGCGCTCGGTATGGACGCCGCACAGGGAGTTGGTCAGAAACGCCCTGAGCATGCTGGTTGGGGGTATCGGGGGCGGCACTGTCAGGATTGGTGAGGAGGACCGTGATTGGTTCTACAGTGAGTACCTCAACCACCACAAGGCCTTCGTCCGGCTCCATGACGGCGCGAGGGAGGTACTGGAGAGGGTCCGGGCTGAGGGGGCCTATATTGGCCTGCTTGCCGACGCGGATACGGCCTATATCGAGAAGCAGCTCGTCTGGCTCAACCTCTGCGGCCTCTTCGACTCTGTGACGACCGCAGAAGAGGTTGGTGCATCTAAACCGGACCCCCGGATTTTCAAGGTGGCGCTGGGGAAAGCAGGCTGCGGGGGGAACCGAGCGATTTTTATTGGAAGCGCTCCGGGGGAGGAGCTGGAGGTGGCTAGGAGCTTCGGAATGACCACAATTCTAGTGGACCACCGAATGAGCGCCACGGACCTCACCGGTGCCGACTTCGTTGCCAGCCACATGAGCAGGGTCGGCACAATTCTCATCGAGCTGCTTTATCAACCGATGGTTTGA